Proteins encoded in a region of the Halodesulfovibrio marinisediminis DSM 17456 genome:
- a CDS encoding DUF697 domain-containing protein: MQSKIKVILITLGGVISIALGSLLLSGIRTIAEVFAYIDPTYVPIVFWALTVLGCGVLGYAGLTLFFFPKPLLIPQDPTEEQIQEYRKAYVARLQCNPFIKTQQLPCKSEQEIIDGIVALETEANRLIEETSKRVFIGTATAQNGRLDTLIVFALITHLIYKITKLYAQRPHVSDLITLYKNVVATAFFAGAMEDIVVEEYTQQIVGPLVATSVMGSVPGAQAIASVITASLLDGSMNALLTMRCGIIARDYMSIYTDDDLLSKKELRKSATREAAGMFMRTSGDTIATVAQLLISGASKTVKRSMAKAWDAVRGITPSSKPCPADGTDEYLENTATSANERKNILNSARECVSGTAEKVASGVSNTGKNLTQASKKTASGVASGVTNVASTASKGVSTAATNAAKGVSKAAGCAGKGISATATSVSENISNVASVASSATSAATKGVSNAAASTANGLHSVSKKTAKGAAKANSAVKRGVKHSGKKISSAAGKTKNILTKPFSKKKTKKDESSSS; this comes from the coding sequence ATGCAATCAAAAATCAAAGTTATTCTCATTACTCTTGGCGGTGTTATTTCCATCGCCCTTGGATCGTTATTGCTTTCAGGCATCCGTACGATAGCTGAGGTATTTGCCTACATTGACCCTACATATGTGCCTATCGTTTTCTGGGCACTGACAGTATTGGGCTGCGGAGTTCTAGGGTATGCAGGATTAACTCTGTTTTTCTTTCCGAAACCACTGCTTATTCCGCAAGACCCTACTGAAGAACAAATTCAAGAGTACCGCAAAGCATATGTTGCACGTTTGCAGTGTAACCCGTTCATTAAAACCCAACAGTTACCGTGCAAAAGCGAACAGGAAATTATAGACGGCATTGTCGCACTTGAAACAGAAGCAAACCGTCTTATCGAAGAAACATCCAAGCGCGTATTTATCGGTACTGCCACGGCACAAAACGGCAGGCTGGATACACTGATCGTTTTCGCGCTCATTACGCACCTTATTTACAAGATCACAAAGCTGTATGCACAACGCCCTCATGTAAGCGACCTGATTACTCTCTATAAAAACGTCGTAGCTACAGCCTTTTTTGCTGGCGCTATGGAAGATATTGTTGTGGAAGAATACACACAACAAATTGTAGGTCCACTTGTCGCAACATCAGTCATGGGAAGCGTCCCCGGAGCACAAGCAATCGCTTCTGTCATTACAGCTTCCCTTCTTGATGGCTCTATGAACGCTCTACTGACCATGCGCTGCGGTATTATCGCCCGAGATTATATGAGTATTTATACAGATGATGATCTGCTAAGTAAGAAAGAGCTTCGTAAATCTGCAACCCGCGAAGCTGCAGGTATGTTCATGCGCACATCAGGCGACACTATTGCAACAGTTGCACAGTTACTTATTTCTGGAGCATCTAAGACTGTAAAACGTAGTATGGCAAAAGCATGGGACGCTGTACGTGGCATCACACCATCTTCAAAACCATGCCCTGCTGATGGTACGGACGAATACTTAGAAAACACTGCTACATCTGCAAATGAAAGAAAAAATATCCTCAACTCCGCTCGCGAATGTGTTTCTGGTACAGCTGAAAAAGTTGCCTCAGGGGTTTCTAACACAGGAAAAAACCTGACACAGGCTTCAAAGAAAACTGCCAGTGGTGTGGCAAGCGGAGTCACAAATGTCGCCTCTACAGCTTCTAAGGGCGTTTCAACCGCTGCTACTAACGCGGCAAAAGGTGTCTCTAAAGCGGCAGGCTGTGCGGGTAAGGGAATTTCTGCCACTGCAACTTCTGTTTCTGAAAATATTTCAAACGTAGCTTCTGTAGCGTCTTCTGCTACCAGTGCCGCAACAAAGGGAGTCAGCAATGCAGCAGCATCCACAGCAAACGGCCTACATTCTGTAAGCAAAAAAACGGCAAAAGGTGCTGCTAAGGCAAACTCAGCTGTTAAACGCGGTGTGAAACATTCTGGAAAGAAAATCTCTTCAGCGGCAGGAAAAACTAAAAATATATTAACAAAGCCATTTTCAAAGAAAAAAACAAAAAAAGATGAGTCCTCATCTTCATAA
- the radC gene encoding RadC family protein, which produces MTEKAHYHGHRKRLREKLNNDEQSLADYEILELVLGTVILRSDTKPLAKELLNRFGTLRGVLDAQDEDLLKLKGFGNSLVSHWKLLRELFSRYVESGLPKKKQLSSPAEVAEMARIRLGRKEKEEFWAAFLDNQNRLLSWERISTGTVNTTMIYPRELMEQALQRKASSLVIVHNHPGGNLTPSSPDIEITRHIVQAGRILGIRLLDHLIITADTYYSLKDEGHI; this is translated from the coding sequence ATGACAGAAAAAGCTCACTATCATGGACACAGAAAGCGCCTGCGCGAAAAATTAAACAACGACGAGCAGTCTCTTGCAGACTATGAAATTTTGGAACTTGTACTTGGTACGGTAATCTTACGTTCTGATACAAAACCACTTGCAAAAGAACTGTTGAACCGCTTTGGCACACTGCGTGGCGTACTTGATGCGCAAGATGAAGACCTGCTCAAGCTCAAAGGCTTTGGAAACTCTCTTGTTAGCCATTGGAAATTGTTACGGGAACTTTTCTCCCGATATGTGGAATCCGGCCTACCCAAAAAAAAACAGCTTTCCAGCCCCGCTGAAGTGGCGGAAATGGCTCGCATTAGACTGGGACGAAAAGAGAAAGAGGAATTCTGGGCTGCCTTTTTAGACAACCAGAACAGACTCCTTTCTTGGGAACGAATTTCAACAGGTACAGTTAACACAACCATGATCTACCCAAGGGAGCTCATGGAGCAAGCTTTGCAGCGCAAAGCCAGTTCATTGGTAATTGTTCACAACCATCCAGGAGGAAACCTTACCCCTTCCTCACCGGATATTGAAATAACAAGGCATATTGTTCAGGCTGGACGCATATTAGGCATCAGACTGCTCGATCATCTTATTATAACTGCTGATACATATTACAGCCTGAAGGACGAGGGACATATATAA
- a CDS encoding acylphosphatase yields MARQRYIVTGKVQKIGFRYWTHHIATSYGLLGWVRNLPDGSVEVVAEGDIATLRQFEEELWRGPVSGEITNVNPCETDLDEPLSEFSIR; encoded by the coding sequence ATGGCCAGACAGCGATATATTGTAACGGGGAAAGTGCAAAAAATTGGGTTCCGATACTGGACACACCATATAGCAACTTCGTACGGGCTGCTTGGCTGGGTACGCAACCTTCCAGACGGCAGTGTGGAAGTGGTTGCGGAAGGTGACATTGCGACCCTGAGACAATTTGAAGAAGAACTTTGGCGAGGTCCTGTCAGCGGAGAAATAACGAACGTTAATCCGTGTGAGACAGATTTAGATGAACCTCTCTCCGAATTTTCCATACGATAA
- the lptE gene encoding LPS assembly lipoprotein LptE, whose protein sequence is MTLPTFSSVSRIVAALCLLASLTLTGCGYSLTNNQPSLFGNGSSTMRIREVKNSTIYPWINQVVRSSMYDEITNRNIAIMTASESSDYSMVIDIEKFTIDSRVLGSKEETLEYTVNLVFNTKVYDDKNKEIWSGSASLSRSYPVSDARIAGTQLANLLVQKMVDQMRNTF, encoded by the coding sequence ATGACGCTTCCTACTTTTTCCTCTGTATCCCGAATAGTTGCTGCCCTTTGCTTACTTGCTTCACTTACCCTTACAGGGTGCGGATACTCCCTGACAAACAACCAGCCAAGCCTTTTCGGCAATGGTTCCTCCACGATGCGTATTAGAGAAGTCAAAAACTCTACAATTTACCCGTGGATCAACCAAGTTGTTCGTTCCAGTATGTATGACGAAATTACCAATAGAAATATTGCCATCATGACTGCGTCGGAATCTTCTGACTACAGCATGGTTATTGACATTGAAAAATTCACCATCGACAGCCGCGTACTCGGCAGTAAAGAAGAAACCCTTGAGTACACTGTCAATCTGGTATTCAATACAAAAGTGTACGACGACAAAAACAAAGAGATATGGTCTGGCAGCGCAAGTCTTTCCCGATCATACCCTGTCTCGGATGCCCGTATTGCCGGCACCCAGCTTGCAAACCTGCTGGTTCAGAAAATGGTCGACCAGATGCGCAACACATTCTAG
- the holA gene encoding DNA polymerase III subunit delta: MPRPGFSICVCPDIQLTKNYIDTLLQKNAASEGTWEKHVYWSDEGLPPVFWENLTLQGLFASPKVLLIRNAQNLPIDAWRKLSASLGQFNPLAWVIICLEAPYDRGKPKIPAAVKKLPCWQLAEKKAWIWQSAGLTERAMRGFIEQWAAQNDMHIDPKIVHSLSQVLPQDASAAKNELDKIALAAGESRTITEEHIKDISHDADMDIFAFINALQSGKTPDKVWKKVISSQAAGEAMIFSFLAMLLREARILWQLYAGETVRLPSGIIQQKKRLATSLGPIRLSKIWDLAIEAEMGIKTGERKPEQAMEILVAGLLALFSPQK, from the coding sequence ATGCCAAGACCCGGATTTTCCATTTGCGTCTGCCCGGACATCCAGCTGACAAAAAACTATATCGACACCCTGTTGCAGAAAAACGCTGCATCAGAAGGAACGTGGGAAAAACACGTCTACTGGAGTGACGAAGGCTTACCACCTGTTTTCTGGGAGAATCTTACGCTGCAAGGACTATTTGCATCCCCTAAAGTACTTCTTATCCGCAACGCACAGAACCTCCCTATTGATGCATGGCGTAAGTTGAGTGCCAGCCTAGGCCAGTTTAATCCTCTAGCATGGGTTATCATCTGCCTTGAAGCACCATACGATCGGGGCAAACCCAAAATACCTGCTGCAGTCAAAAAACTTCCATGCTGGCAACTCGCTGAAAAAAAAGCTTGGATATGGCAGTCTGCCGGTCTCACTGAACGTGCTATGCGCGGTTTCATTGAACAGTGGGCAGCACAAAACGACATGCACATTGATCCAAAAATCGTGCACTCTTTGTCTCAAGTTCTTCCTCAGGATGCCTCTGCTGCCAAAAACGAACTAGATAAGATTGCTCTGGCTGCAGGAGAATCCCGAACCATTACCGAAGAGCATATTAAAGATATTTCGCACGATGCTGATATGGATATATTCGCGTTCATCAACGCACTGCAGTCTGGAAAAACTCCCGATAAAGTGTGGAAAAAAGTTATATCCAGTCAGGCAGCAGGAGAAGCTATGATCTTCTCCTTCCTTGCCATGCTGCTGCGTGAGGCTCGCATTTTATGGCAGCTATATGCAGGTGAAACTGTACGACTGCCATCAGGGATTATCCAGCAAAAGAAGCGTCTTGCAACAAGCCTTGGGCCAATCCGTCTTTCTAAAATATGGGATTTGGCCATTGAGGCGGAGATGGGAATCAAAACCGGAGAGCGCAAACCTGAACAAGCTATGGAAATATTAGTTGCCGGTCTTCTTGCACTTTTCAGTCCGCAAAAATAG
- a CDS encoding YaiI/YqxD family protein: MQIWVDADACPKVIKEVLFKVAVRRKVKTTLIANSQLSVPLSPYIDFIRVKNGFDEADNEIVALASAGDLVVTADVPLADKIVEKGAVGLNPRGQLYTVDNIKGLLRMRHLMEELRSGGMVSGGPAPLGARDKQEFTNQLDKYVTRRVKEEEL; the protein is encoded by the coding sequence ATGCAAATATGGGTAGATGCAGACGCCTGTCCTAAGGTGATAAAAGAAGTGCTTTTTAAAGTTGCGGTACGGAGGAAGGTTAAGACGACATTGATTGCTAATAGTCAGTTATCCGTGCCGTTATCTCCGTACATTGATTTTATCCGTGTGAAGAATGGATTTGATGAGGCGGATAATGAAATAGTAGCTCTTGCAAGTGCTGGTGATCTTGTTGTAACTGCTGATGTTCCTCTTGCGGATAAAATAGTTGAGAAGGGCGCAGTTGGGTTAAACCCCAGGGGACAGTTGTACACAGTGGACAACATTAAAGGACTGCTACGGATGCGTCACTTAATGGAGGAGCTCCGAAGCGGTGGGATGGTTTCCGGTGGACCTGCTCCACTTGGTGCACGGGATAAACAGGAATTTACCAATCAGCTAGATAAGTATGTAACCAGACGGGTGAAGGAAGAAGAGTTGTAG